The following are encoded in a window of Kutzneria kofuensis genomic DNA:
- a CDS encoding radical SAM protein: MSTAVGPERATARRSGDGILIMSLATACGCDCVFCGLPDSRPHTVLDRSALVTALEHPPDGDRWEEVNITGGDPLVIPAARRLFPDLLARRDRYERLSVSSAGVPAGPALTGLQALDDGHPLDLYVSLDGVGEVHDRVRRRPGAFAEATRFVAEARRRENVHIALTCVINRLNVDRLDELADYAEAQRLPVSYAVVNRSDHYINSLPLYQDVSLDAEQSARAVDFLTRRSRQRLDTDLRRVLRGEPRELPCRLLHKGVLLTSDGATAICGTSQRMVLAEKLPSDGAELAPAWTAALDRRPQLLAAGAGQTCQTCTTNCFAWRTSDGPVPS; encoded by the coding sequence ATGAGCACCGCCGTCGGCCCGGAGCGGGCCACGGCGCGGCGGTCCGGCGACGGCATCCTGATCATGTCGCTGGCCACCGCGTGCGGGTGCGACTGCGTGTTCTGCGGGCTGCCCGACAGCCGGCCGCACACCGTGCTCGACCGGTCGGCGCTGGTCACGGCGCTGGAGCACCCGCCGGACGGGGACCGCTGGGAGGAGGTCAACATCACCGGCGGGGACCCGCTGGTGATCCCGGCCGCCCGCCGGCTGTTCCCGGACCTGCTGGCCCGGCGTGACCGCTACGAGCGGCTGAGCGTGTCCAGCGCGGGCGTCCCGGCCGGGCCCGCGCTGACCGGCCTGCAGGCCCTCGACGACGGCCACCCGCTCGACCTGTACGTGTCCCTCGACGGGGTCGGCGAGGTGCACGACCGGGTCCGGCGCCGGCCGGGCGCGTTCGCCGAGGCGACCCGGTTCGTGGCCGAGGCCCGCCGGCGCGAGAACGTGCACATCGCCCTGACGTGCGTGATCAACCGGCTCAACGTGGACCGGCTGGACGAGCTCGCCGACTACGCCGAGGCGCAGCGCCTGCCGGTGTCCTACGCCGTGGTCAACCGGTCCGACCACTACATCAACAGCCTGCCGCTCTACCAGGACGTCAGCCTCGACGCCGAGCAGTCGGCGCGGGCCGTCGACTTCCTCACCCGGCGCAGCCGGCAGCGCCTGGACACCGACCTGCGGCGGGTGCTTCGCGGCGAGCCGCGGGAGCTGCCGTGCCGGTTGCTGCACAAGGGCGTGCTGCTGACCTCCGACGGCGCCACCGCGATCTGCGGGACCAGCCAGCGGATGGTGCTCGCCGAGAAGCTGCCGTCCGACGGGGCGGAGCTGGCTCCCGCGTGGACCGCGGCGCTGGACCGCCGGCCGCAGCTGCTGGCGGCCGGCGCCGGGCAGACGTGCCAGACCTGTACCACCAACTGCTTCGCGTGGAGGACCTCCGATGGACCAGTACCCTCGTGA
- a CDS encoding DUF362 domain-containing protein codes for MGEHVYALPAQIAEVSRDATLLRRFRDLLARLRPEEAFGARDKIAIKMHVGGPDSYTTVHPQFVRALVDRFADRDNFLYVVDEHRAVRTAWQRGYTQETLGAPVYPISGVVDRYLEDRAVTDSPYFDEIKVSGMVAHADGLIVVSHAKGHASCGFGAAIKNIGIGCVAQQTRNHIHTFENHDNWRLDVLERTERPHEALAQDTDGGRHFSYALARSAHEVLRGFEREKVLCLNVALNVHPYCDCWGLSSPSFVPDIGLFLGHDPADVDEATLRAVQDAPFVPAALPDFMVPADAARTESGHTLERLHGKNPWHAIEAFRLLSAATAREPAAEGGG; via the coding sequence ATGGGCGAGCACGTGTACGCGCTGCCGGCGCAGATCGCGGAGGTCAGCCGGGACGCCACGCTGCTGCGCAGGTTCCGTGACCTGCTCGCGCGGCTGCGCCCGGAGGAGGCGTTCGGCGCCCGCGACAAGATCGCGATCAAGATGCACGTCGGCGGCCCGGACAGCTACACCACCGTGCACCCGCAGTTCGTGCGAGCGCTGGTGGACCGGTTCGCCGACCGGGACAACTTCCTCTACGTGGTCGACGAGCACCGCGCCGTGCGCACGGCCTGGCAGCGCGGCTACACGCAGGAGACGCTCGGCGCGCCCGTGTACCCCATCTCCGGTGTGGTGGACCGCTACCTGGAGGACCGGGCGGTCACCGACTCGCCGTACTTCGACGAGATCAAGGTGTCCGGCATGGTCGCCCACGCCGACGGGCTGATCGTGGTCTCGCACGCGAAGGGGCACGCATCCTGCGGATTCGGCGCGGCGATCAAGAACATCGGCATCGGCTGCGTCGCGCAGCAGACGCGCAACCACATCCACACCTTCGAGAACCACGACAACTGGCGACTGGACGTGCTGGAGCGGACCGAGCGGCCGCACGAGGCGCTCGCGCAGGACACCGACGGCGGCCGGCACTTCTCCTACGCGCTGGCCCGCTCGGCCCACGAGGTGCTGCGCGGCTTCGAGCGGGAGAAGGTGCTGTGCCTGAACGTGGCGCTCAACGTGCACCCGTACTGCGACTGCTGGGGGCTGTCGTCGCCGTCGTTCGTCCCGGACATCGGGCTGTTCCTCGGCCACGACCCGGCCGACGTGGACGAGGCGACGCTGCGGGCGGTGCAGGACGCCCCCTTCGTCCCGGCCGCGCTGCCGGACTTCATGGTCCCGGCCGACGCCGCCCGCACCGAGTCCGGGCACACCCTGGAACGCCTGCACGGCAAGAACCCCTGGCACGCGATCGAGGCCTTCCGGCTGCTGTCCGCTGCCACCGCGCGGGAACCCGCGGCCGAAGGAGGAGGATGA
- a CDS encoding radical SAM protein has product MSNSFPRVMIFPITMTCNSKCRSCGIWRLPESDKEHSGADLLAKVESDPFLRAHVESVNLSGGEPFTHPRIARLMLGMLENYERIKEICINTDGHLKREIKDALELTLPRCRERGVKLRVYISLDGIGQAHDRHRRHPGAFQLADEALNFLAAQAKEWPDTLRVTASFTITDRNVSQILPVFHYVRSLGVRVDYNLAARPEVFIGGAGLERRFQVSDEQFQQVRAAIAEVCQHPENINFSSRFYNTMLETLESGRRQRGCFFPDKGFVLMPDGKAYICGTFLDFFIGNLLTDDFQSIWEGADRRSCRENLIPGKCESCFSNSYEDWDLAVGALV; this is encoded by the coding sequence ATGAGCAACAGCTTCCCGCGAGTGATGATCTTCCCGATCACCATGACGTGCAACAGCAAGTGCCGCAGCTGCGGCATCTGGCGGCTGCCCGAGTCGGACAAGGAGCACTCCGGCGCCGACCTGCTGGCCAAGGTGGAGAGCGACCCGTTCCTGCGGGCGCACGTGGAGTCGGTGAACCTCAGCGGCGGCGAGCCGTTCACCCATCCCCGGATCGCCAGGCTGATGCTGGGCATGCTGGAGAACTACGAGCGGATCAAGGAGATCTGCATCAACACCGACGGGCACCTCAAGCGCGAGATCAAGGACGCGCTCGAGCTGACCCTGCCGCGGTGCCGGGAGCGCGGCGTGAAGCTGCGGGTCTACATCTCCCTGGACGGCATCGGCCAGGCGCACGACCGGCACCGCCGGCACCCGGGCGCCTTCCAGCTGGCCGACGAGGCGCTGAACTTCCTGGCCGCGCAGGCCAAGGAGTGGCCGGACACGCTGCGGGTGACCGCCAGCTTCACCATCACCGACCGCAACGTCAGCCAGATCCTGCCGGTGTTCCACTACGTCCGGTCGCTGGGCGTGCGGGTGGACTACAACCTGGCGGCGCGGCCCGAGGTGTTCATCGGCGGCGCCGGCCTCGAGCGCCGGTTCCAGGTCAGCGACGAGCAGTTCCAGCAGGTCCGGGCGGCCATCGCGGAGGTCTGCCAGCACCCGGAGAACATCAACTTCTCCAGCCGGTTCTACAACACCATGCTGGAGACGCTGGAGAGCGGCCGGCGCCAGCGCGGCTGCTTCTTCCCGGACAAGGGCTTCGTGCTGATGCCCGACGGCAAGGCCTACATCTGCGGCACGTTCCTCGACTTCTTCATCGGCAACCTGCTCACCGACGACTTCCAGTCCATCTGGGAGGGCGCGGACCGGCGCAGCTGCCGGGAGAACCTGATCCCGGGCAAGTGCGAGTCCTGCTTCTCGAACTCGTACGAGGACTGGGATCTTGCGGTTGGCGCGCTGGTATGA
- a CDS encoding radical SAM protein, translated as MDQYPRDPAIGWPEVAVLPVTYLCNAHCDMCALGDLNQRERLSDDRLAEIFGHASVADTLRAINFTGGEPTLRKDLPQLVARLVDSCPNLESFSLNSNGMLRPSFERIRGVIDVARSRGKKLYLFISLDGVGRLHDEIRGVRGAFEKTVRTIDAVRALNVPATQLSLGVSATATYKNIDHLGDVLQFAVERDIAVSFTFPMETDVYMNNADRVGRFHADREMVDRFVAFLDTLEPHADRISPPMSFYRSLQATLRGERRTAPCIFQRGGFFLEPTGEVRPCWRSSDLLFGSVAENTFEEVWFGDQRRRIVQTIEEDFCSSCPSPCYVGFPSPLLGPPPVVGSG; from the coding sequence ATGGACCAGTACCCTCGTGACCCCGCGATCGGCTGGCCCGAGGTCGCGGTCCTCCCGGTGACGTACCTGTGCAACGCGCACTGCGACATGTGCGCGTTGGGCGACCTCAACCAGCGTGAGCGGCTGTCCGACGACCGGCTCGCCGAGATCTTCGGCCACGCGTCGGTGGCGGACACGCTGCGGGCCATCAACTTCACCGGCGGCGAGCCGACCCTGCGCAAGGACCTGCCGCAGCTGGTGGCCCGGCTGGTCGACTCGTGCCCCAACCTGGAGAGCTTCTCGCTGAACTCCAACGGCATGCTGCGGCCGAGCTTCGAGCGCATCCGCGGCGTGATCGACGTGGCCCGCTCCCGCGGCAAGAAGCTCTACCTGTTCATCAGCCTGGACGGCGTGGGCCGGCTGCACGACGAGATCAGGGGTGTCCGGGGGGCCTTCGAGAAGACCGTGCGGACCATCGACGCGGTGCGCGCGCTGAACGTGCCGGCCACGCAGCTGAGCCTCGGCGTCTCGGCCACGGCCACGTACAAGAACATCGACCATCTCGGCGACGTGCTCCAGTTCGCCGTGGAGCGGGACATCGCGGTGTCGTTCACGTTCCCGATGGAGACCGACGTCTACATGAACAACGCCGACCGGGTCGGCCGGTTCCACGCCGACCGGGAGATGGTCGACCGGTTCGTGGCGTTCCTGGACACGCTGGAGCCGCACGCGGACCGGATCAGCCCGCCGATGTCGTTCTACCGCAGCCTGCAGGCGACGCTGCGGGGGGAGCGGCGCACCGCGCCGTGCATCTTCCAGCGCGGTGGCTTCTTCCTGGAGCCCACCGGCGAGGTGCGGCCGTGCTGGCGCTCGTCGGACCTGCTGTTCGGCTCGGTCGCGGAGAACACGTTCGAGGAGGTCTGGTTCGGCGACCAGCGGCGTCGGATCGTGCAGACCATCGAGGAGGACTTCTGCAGCAGCTGCCCGAGCCCGTGCTACGTCGGGTTCCCGTCGCCGCTGCTGGGGCCGCCGCCGGTCGTGGGGAGCGGCTGA
- a CDS encoding radical SAM protein, translating to MQIVQQHIQDHREEFLAAYRELRPIGRFEIEVRLDWRCNAKCKFCGVWKYSRDGMLPVSRWQELFDELAGLGLAHVLFTGGEPMLYPDFLPIIEHVDSLGVHTAIITNGSLLDEERVRRLAALKGLEQITVSLDSADPAVHDEVRKMRGLFRRATKGMARLRELAPHIRLVVNTVVSASTAATVKDLLTLPVTPDHLRVFPVGLDMAWLDSLSGVAENDWGPWADEAKTERLTDEAVAEVRGHLRELAERAAEAGVSVELDRLHHDGPFTGDCVVPMGHFVIQPDGDVYPCCHVQDEPNRIGRLATQSVAEMLAGDAYRSCLANLRPATLPACRSCSRYRSFNEEAGRLTMIGMPSVAGGPA from the coding sequence ATGCAGATCGTGCAGCAGCACATCCAGGACCACCGCGAGGAGTTCCTGGCCGCGTACCGGGAGCTGCGCCCCATCGGCCGCTTCGAGATCGAGGTGCGGCTGGACTGGCGCTGCAACGCCAAGTGCAAGTTCTGCGGCGTGTGGAAGTACAGCCGGGACGGCATGCTGCCGGTCAGCCGGTGGCAGGAGCTGTTCGACGAGCTCGCCGGGCTCGGCCTGGCCCACGTGCTGTTCACCGGCGGCGAGCCGATGCTGTACCCGGACTTCCTGCCGATCATCGAGCACGTCGACTCGCTCGGCGTGCACACCGCGATCATCACCAACGGCAGCCTGCTCGACGAGGAGCGGGTCCGGCGGCTGGCGGCGCTGAAGGGACTGGAGCAGATCACCGTCTCGCTGGACAGCGCCGATCCGGCGGTGCACGACGAGGTCCGCAAGATGCGCGGACTGTTCCGGCGCGCCACCAAGGGCATGGCCCGGCTGCGCGAGCTGGCGCCGCACATCCGGTTGGTGGTCAACACGGTCGTGTCGGCCTCCACCGCCGCCACGGTGAAGGACCTGCTCACGCTGCCGGTCACCCCGGACCACCTCCGGGTGTTCCCGGTCGGCCTGGACATGGCGTGGCTGGACTCGCTGTCCGGGGTGGCGGAGAACGACTGGGGGCCGTGGGCGGACGAGGCGAAGACCGAGCGGCTGACCGACGAGGCCGTCGCCGAGGTGCGCGGCCACCTGCGGGAGTTGGCCGAGCGGGCGGCCGAGGCCGGGGTCAGCGTGGAGCTGGACCGGCTGCACCACGACGGTCCGTTCACCGGCGACTGCGTGGTTCCCATGGGGCACTTCGTGATCCAGCCGGACGGCGACGTCTACCCGTGCTGCCACGTGCAGGACGAGCCCAACCGGATCGGCCGGCTGGCCACCCAGTCGGTGGCGGAGATGCTGGCCGGCGACGCGTACCGGAGCTGCCTGGCCAACCTGCGACCGGCGACCCTGCCGGCCTGCCGGAGCTGCTCGCGGTACCGCAGCTTCAACGAGGAGGCCGGCCGGCTGACCATGATCGGGATGCCGAGCGTGGCCGGGGGCCCGGCGTGA
- a CDS encoding glycosyltransferase family 2 protein: protein MTTGVSVIVPSYEAWPILHRTLAAVVHDCRLLAAPWEVLVVDNDSGAEFHRRAGEFVRHNDGVRLVARRDLAGRNFQPGAARNLGVDHARHECLVFLDADCIPAEGLVETYRRLAGGRRDTVFVGHRVFVDSAPVGADELAADRGLLDKLEPVASTSNYGSPVERRMPELLALADHPRPYDCMYACNMAMHRDCLGELRFAAVFDGRWGYEDIELGYRLHEAGRKFRYVPEAAVYHQEGGSLSPADRAAGRRHNFAIADTMIDGFARYRHGISRRGAVPTRSEHGGAGCTSDS from the coding sequence GTGACCACCGGCGTGTCGGTCATCGTCCCGTCCTACGAGGCGTGGCCCATCCTGCACCGCACGCTGGCCGCGGTGGTGCACGACTGCCGGCTGCTGGCCGCGCCGTGGGAGGTCCTTGTCGTCGACAACGACAGCGGCGCGGAGTTCCACCGGCGGGCCGGCGAGTTCGTGCGGCACAACGACGGCGTCCGGCTGGTCGCCCGGCGCGACCTGGCCGGCCGGAACTTCCAGCCCGGCGCCGCCCGCAACCTCGGCGTGGACCACGCCCGGCACGAGTGCCTGGTGTTCCTCGACGCGGACTGCATCCCCGCCGAGGGCCTGGTCGAGACCTACCGGCGGCTGGCCGGCGGACGGCGCGACACCGTGTTCGTCGGCCACCGGGTGTTCGTCGACAGCGCGCCGGTCGGAGCCGACGAGCTGGCCGCCGACCGCGGGTTGCTGGACAAGCTGGAGCCGGTCGCGTCGACCAGCAACTACGGCAGCCCGGTGGAGCGCCGGATGCCCGAACTGCTCGCCCTGGCCGACCATCCCCGCCCGTACGACTGCATGTACGCGTGCAACATGGCGATGCACCGGGACTGCCTGGGCGAGCTGAGGTTCGCGGCGGTGTTCGACGGGCGGTGGGGGTACGAGGACATCGAACTGGGCTACCGGCTGCACGAGGCCGGCCGGAAGTTCCGGTACGTGCCGGAGGCTGCGGTGTACCACCAGGAGGGCGGCTCGCTGTCGCCGGCGGATCGGGCCGCCGGCCGCCGGCACAACTTCGCCATCGCCGACACCATGATCGACGGGTTCGCCCGCTACCGGCACGGCATCAGCCGGCGCGGCGCGGTCCCGACCCGGTCCGAGCACGGAGGCGCCGGGTGCACCTCGGACTCATGA
- a CDS encoding glycosyltransferase family 2 protein — MAGISVVVICRNEARYLDGCLAAIRGAAEHTRMAVQVVVVDGRSTDATVAVATAWRPVLDLDVVRCTRAGYAHQRNAGVAAARHPWVAFVSADVRVGPDWLAEVERVPVHEYDVLLGRFTLTTPPGRRPWLAALTTTVYPTSTDDPFVERCSTVHLLARKEILAAVPFDERLPACEDKDLAVRLRAVGARVGALGHRPEHIARESVPAALTKLYREGVALGLLARRHGPGFPDLFGWRRATMRSAACLLAGAAVAAAVPSVPAVRLLAGAALWIAAGARNPRGWSKRDRRFPVLPLVGLHAAAMTAAGVGYLVGRIRPAASEDVTAPVREGQDGRARVRAAGADRGGQPGRHAAAQVP, encoded by the coding sequence ATGGCCGGGATCAGCGTGGTCGTCATCTGCCGCAACGAGGCCCGTTACCTGGACGGGTGTCTCGCGGCGATCCGGGGGGCCGCCGAGCACACCCGGATGGCCGTGCAGGTGGTGGTCGTGGACGGCCGGTCGACGGATGCGACGGTCGCGGTCGCCACCGCCTGGCGGCCCGTGCTGGACCTGGACGTCGTGCGGTGCACCCGCGCCGGCTACGCCCACCAGCGCAACGCCGGCGTCGCCGCGGCCCGCCACCCCTGGGTGGCCTTCGTCAGTGCGGACGTGCGGGTCGGTCCGGACTGGCTGGCCGAAGTGGAGCGTGTGCCGGTCCACGAGTACGACGTGCTGCTCGGCCGGTTCACGCTGACCACGCCGCCCGGCCGCCGGCCGTGGCTGGCCGCGCTGACCACGACCGTCTACCCGACGTCCACCGACGATCCGTTCGTGGAACGGTGCAGCACCGTGCATCTGCTGGCCCGCAAGGAAATCCTGGCGGCGGTGCCGTTCGACGAGCGGCTGCCCGCCTGTGAGGACAAGGATCTGGCGGTGCGCCTTCGGGCCGTCGGCGCGCGGGTCGGTGCCCTCGGCCACCGGCCGGAGCACATCGCGCGGGAGAGCGTGCCCGCCGCGTTGACCAAGCTGTACCGGGAAGGCGTCGCGCTCGGCCTGCTGGCGCGCCGGCACGGTCCCGGCTTCCCGGACCTGTTCGGCTGGCGGCGGGCCACCATGCGGTCGGCCGCGTGTCTGCTCGCCGGTGCCGCGGTGGCCGCGGCGGTGCCGAGCGTCCCGGCCGTGCGGCTGCTGGCCGGCGCGGCGCTCTGGATCGCCGCCGGTGCCCGCAATCCGCGTGGATGGTCCAAACGCGACCGGCGGTTTCCGGTGCTGCCGCTGGTCGGGCTGCACGCGGCCGCGATGACCGCGGCCGGCGTCGGCTACCTGGTCGGCCGGATCCGGCCGGCCGCCTCCGAGGACGTGACGGCACCGGTGAGGGAGGGACAGGATGGGCGAGCACGTGTACGCGCTGCCGGCGCAGATCGCGGAGGTCAGCCGGGACGCCACGCTGCTGCGCAGGTTCCGTGA
- a CDS encoding glycosyltransferase family 2 protein: MAEASTGAGIADVSVFIPAHNAARTVGRCVETTRRCVGADVRIVVIDDRSTDGTGDIARRAGAEVVNTPPGTGGLGTARNLALRSCRTRYLAFLNSDCYPHPDWLRVLHAELTAAGAVIAGGRQDELRDGTIAERWKAVHLRQDLGDRDIDDPDFLSGGNLVIDLTRLHGTDFDPAHTIAYEDVAFCRKLRAAGERLVYRAAAAVDHDHHETLRTLPRKVWSYGAFSTSVGPYHGVGGALRAFVRMHRRPHDQIRTAIRADLKAARLGFLAVDLGLLAASLTMFVAAGVRTSPPAPSTRGQR; this comes from the coding sequence ATGGCAGAAGCCAGTACCGGAGCCGGGATCGCCGACGTGTCGGTGTTCATCCCGGCCCACAACGCGGCCCGCACGGTGGGCCGCTGCGTCGAGACCACGCGCCGGTGCGTCGGCGCGGACGTGCGGATCGTCGTGATCGACGACCGGTCCACCGACGGCACCGGCGACATCGCCCGGCGGGCCGGCGCGGAGGTGGTCAACACCCCGCCCGGCACCGGCGGCCTGGGCACCGCCCGCAACCTCGCCCTGCGCAGCTGCCGCACCCGGTACCTCGCGTTCCTCAACTCCGATTGCTACCCCCACCCGGACTGGCTGCGGGTGCTGCACGCGGAACTGACCGCCGCGGGCGCCGTGATCGCGGGTGGCCGGCAGGACGAGTTGCGCGACGGCACGATCGCCGAGCGGTGGAAGGCGGTGCACCTACGCCAGGACCTCGGCGACCGAGACATCGACGACCCCGACTTCCTGTCCGGCGGCAACCTCGTCATCGACCTGACCCGCCTGCACGGCACCGACTTCGATCCGGCCCACACCATCGCCTACGAGGACGTCGCGTTCTGCCGCAAGCTGCGCGCCGCCGGGGAGCGCCTGGTCTATCGGGCCGCGGCCGCCGTCGACCACGACCACCACGAGACGCTGCGAACCCTGCCCCGCAAGGTGTGGTCCTACGGGGCGTTCAGCACCTCGGTCGGTCCGTACCACGGCGTGGGCGGGGCGCTGCGGGCCTTCGTGCGTATGCACCGCCGGCCCCACGACCAGATCCGCACCGCGATCAGGGCCGACCTGAAAGCGGCCCGCCTGGGCTTCCTCGCCGTCGATCTGGGCCTGCTCGCCGCCTCGCTGACGATGTTCGTCGCCGCGGGCGTCCGCACGTCCCCGCCCGCCCCTTCAACCCGAGGACAACGATGA
- a CDS encoding glycosyltransferase family 4 protein translates to MHLGLMTPEWFEDEPGGGIGTYCRVTAAAVAALGHRVTVFAATARDGRAADAGVRPVVCDPADAFGCAQAFRDAWLDLPAADRPDVIEAADYCGVAALVAESPGAPPVTTRLHLPLELLIRRNGGGRIYRDDQRRMDLERRQVRHSAQLTSPSRWLAREAVALWDLPEPPVVIPNPVAADWLVPAPAARRDGPPRLLYFGRMEHRKGVLTLAEAVARHFAAPAELTFAGGDTRWQGRSVTDLVRDRLQDRPAGVDCRFLPAQPPAAMRAEIDRCDLVVLPSRYENFPYTCLEAMARGKPVLATAGSGFDDIVRPGRTGWLVPPDDPDALADALAACLADPERLALAGREARRDVARLVAGQVVPTLVARYRMVVKEPVG, encoded by the coding sequence GTGCACCTCGGACTCATGACACCCGAGTGGTTCGAGGACGAGCCCGGCGGCGGCATCGGCACGTACTGCCGGGTGACCGCGGCCGCCGTGGCGGCGCTCGGCCATCGGGTGACGGTCTTCGCCGCCACCGCGCGGGACGGCCGCGCCGCGGACGCCGGCGTGCGGCCCGTGGTCTGCGACCCGGCTGACGCGTTCGGCTGCGCGCAGGCGTTCCGGGACGCGTGGCTGGACCTGCCGGCGGCGGACCGGCCGGACGTGATCGAGGCCGCCGACTACTGCGGTGTGGCCGCGCTGGTGGCCGAGTCGCCGGGCGCGCCGCCGGTCACCACCCGCCTGCACCTGCCGTTGGAACTGCTGATCCGCCGTAACGGCGGCGGCCGCATCTACCGGGACGACCAGCGGCGAATGGACCTGGAGCGCCGGCAGGTCCGGCACTCCGCCCAGCTGACCAGCCCCAGCCGGTGGCTGGCGCGGGAAGCCGTCGCGCTGTGGGACCTGCCGGAGCCACCTGTGGTCATCCCCAACCCCGTCGCCGCGGACTGGCTGGTGCCGGCGCCCGCAGCCCGCCGCGACGGGCCGCCACGGCTGCTGTACTTCGGGCGGATGGAGCACCGCAAGGGCGTGCTCACCCTCGCCGAGGCGGTCGCCCGGCACTTCGCCGCGCCGGCCGAACTGACCTTCGCCGGCGGCGACACCCGCTGGCAGGGTCGGTCGGTCACCGACCTCGTCCGCGACCGGCTGCAGGATCGGCCGGCCGGGGTGGATTGCCGCTTCCTGCCGGCGCAGCCCCCGGCGGCGATGCGCGCCGAGATCGACCGGTGCGACCTGGTGGTGCTGCCGTCCCGGTACGAGAACTTCCCCTACACGTGCCTGGAGGCGATGGCCCGGGGCAAGCCGGTGCTGGCCACGGCCGGCAGCGGGTTCGACGACATCGTCCGACCCGGGCGCACCGGCTGGTTGGTCCCGCCGGACGACCCGGACGCGCTGGCCGACGCCCTGGCGGCGTGCCTCGCCGACCCGGAGCGGCTCGCCCTCGCCGGCCGGGAGGCCCGGCGGGACGTCGCCCGGCTCGTCGCCGGCCAGGTGGTCCCGACGCTGGTCGCCCGCTACCGCATGGTCGTGAAGGAGCCGGTGGGATGA
- the surE gene encoding 5'/3'-nucleotidase SurE — protein sequence MSAQPLVLVTNDDGIAATGLVSAARAVRAAGARPLVVAPDRDQSGSAMALGEFAGVWVRADEVDWSGHGLAGVPVYQAPAYPATLVTLVANGALGSRPDMVLAGVNHGANTGIGVVHSATVGAALTAGLAGIPALAVSVGRQSKEVRWTLCEQVVAAVVAALALEPVPPGGALNVNLPAAPPTDPAGVAWRPLATFGTSIGRLERRTEPGGATAVRMVFDQTTRELDADGDSGALLRGEVTLTWLALPHAPRPDAGWRGRLLERIRDRWPRGGSPAAEIATGHRLVGSQPRHIPESLQEQPEHAVRSP from the coding sequence ATGAGCGCGCAGCCGCTGGTGCTGGTCACCAACGACGACGGCATCGCCGCCACCGGCCTGGTGTCCGCGGCCCGGGCGGTGCGGGCCGCCGGCGCGCGGCCGCTCGTGGTCGCGCCGGACCGGGACCAGTCGGGCAGTGCCATGGCGCTGGGCGAGTTCGCCGGCGTCTGGGTCCGGGCGGACGAGGTGGACTGGTCCGGCCACGGGTTGGCCGGCGTGCCGGTGTACCAGGCCCCCGCCTACCCGGCCACGCTGGTGACGCTGGTCGCGAACGGCGCGCTGGGGTCGCGGCCGGACATGGTGCTCGCCGGCGTCAACCACGGCGCCAACACCGGCATCGGCGTGGTGCACTCGGCGACCGTGGGCGCCGCGTTGACCGCCGGCCTGGCCGGCATCCCCGCCCTGGCCGTGTCGGTCGGCAGGCAGTCCAAGGAGGTCCGGTGGACGCTGTGCGAGCAGGTCGTCGCCGCGGTGGTCGCGGCGCTGGCGCTGGAGCCGGTCCCGCCCGGTGGGGCGCTGAACGTGAACCTGCCGGCGGCGCCGCCGACCGACCCGGCGGGCGTCGCCTGGCGGCCGCTGGCCACCTTCGGCACCTCTATTGGACGGCTGGAACGGCGCACGGAGCCGGGCGGCGCGACGGCGGTGCGCATGGTGTTCGACCAGACCACGCGGGAGCTCGATGCCGATGGCGACAGTGGTGCGCTCCTGCGCGGCGAGGTCACGTTGACGTGGTTGGCACTGCCGCACGCCCCGCGGCCCGACGCCGGCTGGCGCGGTCGGCTGCTGGAGCGGATCCGCGACCGTTGGCCGCGCGGCGGTTCGCCGGCGGCCGAGATCGCGACCGGCCACCGGCTGGTAGGATCACAGCCCCGGCACATCCCCGAAAGTCTTCAGGAGCAACCCGAACATGCCGTCCGAAGTCCGTGA